The following proteins are co-located in the Sandaracinaceae bacterium genome:
- a CDS encoding TetR/AcrR family transcriptional regulator — translation MGPKATPSRRRGRPARDDVRAEVLAAAEELLRNTGLEPITVADLLEAAGVSRTTFYKHFDGRDDVIAELYIDHVNSARMEVVKAIIGSTTVLELLTRATAAYLLVMRSRGPLTVEFAKLRYSNDKMRAARDGVVDGYRMAVNGVQRIHGRPEYPRYVVEAFVSGIESLGHSVSQRSDIPPTEEGMALVMNELRSSALTLISG, via the coding sequence ATGGGTCCAAAAGCCACACCCTCGCGGCGCCGCGGGCGCCCCGCCCGTGACGACGTGCGCGCCGAGGTCCTCGCGGCCGCCGAGGAGCTGCTGCGCAACACGGGCCTCGAGCCCATCACGGTGGCCGACCTGCTCGAAGCCGCGGGCGTGTCGCGCACCACCTTCTACAAGCACTTCGACGGGCGCGACGACGTCATCGCCGAGCTCTACATCGACCACGTGAACTCGGCGCGCATGGAGGTCGTGAAGGCCATCATCGGGTCCACCACCGTGCTCGAGCTGCTCACGCGCGCGACCGCCGCGTACCTGTTGGTGATGCGCAGCCGCGGTCCGCTGACCGTGGAGTTCGCCAAGCTGCGCTACTCGAACGACAAGATGCGCGCCGCGCGCGACGGCGTGGTGGACGGCTACCGCATGGCCGTCAACGGCGTGCAGCGCATCCACGGGCGACCGGAGTACCCACGCTACGTCGTCGAGGCGTTCGTGAGCGGCATCGAGAGCCTCGGGCACAGCGTCAGCCAGCGCTCGGACATCCCCCCCACCGAGGAGGGGATGGCGCTGGTGATGAACGAGCTGCGCAGCTCGGCGCTGACGTTGATCAGCGGCTAG
- a CDS encoding cytochrome P450, with protein MTAAAPSPASPTRSKAPAPSPTPARPTANVGRAPGPRDRIGLRNVARFATGTLPFLRGMADRYGDVVQMKIFGKEYFLVSHPDDIENVLVKQAASMGRDEYIETLKRTLGEGLLTSDGDLWKHQRKLMSQAFTPKRIRSYGDTMASVTEASLHYRDGDLVNIHAEMSRITMEVVAAVLFGATIGQREFDLVGKSMETLNTYYANSPEAILILPRWVPTPLNMRVNAAVERLDGLIYSIIAKRRAARSSSKVGDGAEPTRDLLDVLLSAQDDGGSAMSDQQLRDEAMTLFLAGHETTALALAHTFYLLSKHPHVEQRLRAELDEVLGDRLPTAEDAKQLVYTERVLKEAMRLYPPAWTTGRQVNEEVMVGGYRVPVGSQILVSQWVVHRDARFYPDPEAFDPDRWEPERAKIIPRYAYFPFGGGPRICIGNHFAMLEATLILAIVLRRFHFELLPGQTLAFNPSVTLRQKGPGLQMRVRAQR; from the coding sequence ATGACGGCAGCCGCTCCCTCTCCCGCATCGCCCACGCGCAGCAAGGCCCCCGCGCCGAGCCCCACCCCCGCACGCCCCACGGCGAACGTCGGCCGCGCCCCCGGCCCGCGCGACCGGATCGGCCTGCGCAACGTGGCGCGCTTCGCGACGGGCACGCTGCCCTTCCTGCGCGGCATGGCGGACCGCTACGGCGACGTCGTGCAGATGAAGATCTTCGGCAAGGAGTACTTCCTCGTCAGCCACCCCGATGACATCGAGAACGTGCTGGTGAAGCAGGCCGCGTCCATGGGCCGCGACGAGTACATCGAGACGCTTAAGCGCACCCTGGGCGAGGGGCTGCTCACGAGCGACGGCGACCTCTGGAAGCACCAGCGCAAGCTGATGTCGCAGGCCTTCACGCCCAAGCGCATCCGCAGCTACGGCGACACGATGGCCAGCGTCACCGAGGCCTCGCTGCACTACCGCGACGGCGACCTGGTGAACATCCACGCCGAGATGTCCCGCATCACGATGGAGGTCGTGGCCGCCGTGCTCTTCGGCGCCACCATCGGGCAGCGTGAGTTCGACCTGGTGGGAAAGTCCATGGAGACGCTCAACACCTACTACGCGAACAGCCCGGAGGCGATCCTGATCCTGCCGCGCTGGGTCCCGACGCCGCTCAACATGCGCGTGAACGCCGCGGTGGAGCGCCTGGACGGGCTCATCTACTCGATCATCGCGAAGCGCCGCGCGGCGCGCAGCAGCAGCAAGGTAGGCGATGGCGCGGAGCCCACGCGCGACCTGCTGGACGTGCTGCTGAGCGCACAGGACGACGGTGGCTCGGCCATGAGCGACCAGCAGCTGCGCGACGAGGCCATGACGCTGTTCCTCGCCGGGCACGAGACGACCGCGCTCGCGCTGGCGCACACCTTCTACCTGCTGAGCAAGCACCCGCACGTCGAGCAGCGCCTGCGCGCCGAGCTGGACGAGGTGCTGGGCGACCGCCTGCCCACCGCGGAGGACGCCAAGCAGCTGGTGTACACGGAGCGCGTGCTGAAGGAGGCCATGCGCCTCTACCCGCCCGCTTGGACCACGGGGCGCCAGGTCAACGAAGAGGTCATGGTCGGCGGCTACCGCGTTCCCGTCGGCTCCCAGATCTTGGTGAGCCAGTGGGTGGTGCACAGGGACGCGCGCTTCTACCCGGACCCCGAGGCCTTCGACCCGGACCGCTGGGAGCCGGAGCGCGCGAAGATCATCCCACGCTACGCGTACTTCCCCTTCGGCGGTGGTCCGCGCATCTGCATCGGCAACCACTTCGCCATGCTGGAGGCCACGCTCATCCTGGCCATCGTGCTGCGGCGTTTTCACTTCGAGCTGCTGCCAGGGCAGACGCTGGCGTTCAATCCGTCGGTCACCCTGCGCCAGAAGGGGCCCGGTCTGCAGATGCGGGTCCGCGCGCAGCGCTGA